One window from the genome of Bdellovibrionales bacterium encodes:
- a CDS encoding tetratricopeptide repeat protein: MNTPLVYKSLIRLAFVAVAVSIQITAWAANTAKSPAPAASPAMAPEANLLATAEAAFKKGEYDKVTDLLWKNIDKLERKELLLLAVAHEKKKEPNNILKVTNILTGKNPKDYEAFYLSGSAYLMMNKKDSDALEALKTSLEINPKYQPAYEKLAEMYEKKKNNYELRILYQDMLVNIGRKAEFLTKLCDINTKDNQEDQALSDCKEAIQKDPKIADNYVNLGVTQLHAGDTDEAKKTLKSAADAHSKSELAQYTYANLIETQKNYLEASKYYQACTVADAKSSRCWLGYAKSSFEIHKYDVALDAYKKACKLDNKTAVSFRKATTALRNTKEATWTKQFETASEACSGY; the protein is encoded by the coding sequence ATGAATACACCCCTAGTTTACAAAAGCTTGATAAGACTAGCCTTTGTTGCGGTCGCCGTCTCAATTCAAATCACAGCATGGGCCGCGAACACCGCCAAAAGCCCAGCCCCTGCCGCATCTCCGGCAATGGCTCCAGAAGCTAATTTGCTGGCGACGGCTGAAGCCGCTTTTAAGAAGGGTGAGTACGACAAGGTCACCGACTTATTGTGGAAAAATATCGATAAGCTTGAGCGAAAAGAGCTCCTGCTTCTCGCCGTGGCCCACGAGAAAAAGAAAGAGCCGAATAACATTCTGAAGGTGACAAACATCCTGACCGGCAAGAATCCAAAAGACTACGAGGCATTCTACCTCTCTGGAAGCGCCTATCTTATGATGAATAAGAAGGACAGCGACGCTCTGGAGGCTTTAAAAACGTCTCTCGAGATCAATCCAAAATATCAGCCGGCCTACGAAAAACTCGCTGAAATGTACGAGAAAAAGAAGAACAACTACGAGCTTCGGATTTTGTACCAAGATATGCTCGTGAATATCGGCCGTAAGGCAGAATTTCTTACAAAGTTGTGCGATATAAACACCAAAGACAATCAAGAAGACCAAGCACTGTCCGATTGTAAGGAAGCCATTCAAAAAGACCCTAAAATCGCCGACAACTACGTTAATTTAGGCGTGACCCAGTTGCATGCTGGTGACACTGACGAGGCCAAGAAGACCCTTAAATCGGCTGCAGACGCGCATTCTAAGTCTGAACTCGCGCAGTACACTTACGCGAACCTCATCGAAACTCAGAAGAACTATCTCGAAGCCAGCAAGTACTATCAAGCTTGCACGGTTGCTGACGCAAAATCCTCGCGTTGCTGGTTGGGTTACGCAAAGTCTTCATTTGAAATTCACAAGTATGATGTGGCTTTGGATGCTTACAAAAAAGCCTGCAAGCTCGACAATAAGACCGCAGTGAGTTTTAGAAAAGCCACCACGGCCCTAAGAAATACAAAAGAGGCCACTTGGACGAAGCAGTTTGAGACTGCTTCTGAAGCCTGCTCGGGATATTAA